The genome window CCGCAAAGCGTCGTATCGCTAATCCATTTCCAAGCTAAGCACAGGGGGGGTGGCGTTTATGAGCTTAAGCATCGGGGTGGTGGGTTTGGGTAGCTTTGGCAGTCTATTTGCCGAACTGTTCTGCTGTCACCCAGCGGTTTCGCGGGTAGCCTTATGTGATCGCGAGCCCGATCGTATCGCTCGTCTTGCCAAACAACCTCTTTTTCAAAAGAAGTTTCGTGCGCAGGATGGGTTCACAAGCTTCGAAGCGCTTTGCAACAGCGAGGTAGAGGCCGTCGCCATCTTCACGCAGCCCTGGCTTCACGCCCCACAGGCCATTTACGCCATGCAGCGAGGCAAGCACGTCTACAGTGCCGTGCCGCTTATCTCCGTTCCCTCCGGCGACGAGATATTAGAGTGGTGCGAACGCCTCATCACCACCTGTCGGCAAACCGATATGAGCTACATGCTTGGAGAGACCACCTATTTCCATCCTGGAGCGATGTTCTGTAGGCGCCAGGCGGCAAAGGGAGCATTCGGCACGTTCATCTATGCGGAAGGCGAATATCTTCACAGCTTCGATAGTCCAGGCTGTGATCTTCGAGCGGTCATGGCCCATCGCTTGGCGAGTCAGGCCGGTAAGGAGTGGCTTCAACAGTTAGAAAGGTACCGACAACAAGGCGCACAGGATAGCCCAATGCACTATCCTACCCACTCTACTTCTGGACCTATCAGCGTTATGCGCGCCTATGCCGTTAAAGTAAGTGCTTGGGGCACGCCATCCAGCGATTCCTACTTTCGCGAGGGACTGACTCCCTTTAGCAACGTGACAGCCCTATTTAACATGAGCAACGGAGCCACCCTGCGCATCTGTGAACACCGTCACTGCAGCGTTCTACGCGAGACCTTCCGCATCTATGGCACCGATGGCTCCTATGAAAACGGCATTTGGTATGCGAAAGAGAGAGCACAACCTCTTACCGCGGAGGAGATGCGCGATCCCCTACCCACAGAAGTTTGGAACACCTATGTGGAGGGATGTTCTGTATCCGAGGCCTACTTGGGACATGAGGGCTCCCACGGCTATTTGGTACACGAGTTCGTGTCGGCCCTGGAGCAGGGGCGCCGCCCTTCGATCCATGCTTGGGAGGCGGTGCGCTATACAGCGCCCGGGGTTATCGCCCATAAATCCGCCTTACGAGACGGAGAGGTGCTCTCCGTCCCCGATTGGGGGGATCCGCCTTAGCATATAGGGATCGACAGCTCGCTTGCATCGGCATGAAGCTTCTCTGACAGTCGGTCTATCGGTGTATCCCCTTATAAGTCTAGCATGCCCTTGTTTGAAGTGTCGCGCTAAACCCATCTCTCCCTTTCCTCCATTTGCTAGAGAGGCGATCCGTAGGTTTATTTATCTGAAGAGCACTTCGGTGGTCCTCTTTTCGCTAAACCTTTCAAATCGCCAGTCGCTTGGAGTGAGACAATCTTTGCCATTAAAACACAAGAGAATTAATAAAGGGGGCATAGAACGCTTTTTTCTATCTTTGAATGGAGGCCATGCAACTACGGAAAACTTTTTCGCTTCCGAATCGTCTAATAAAGTAGAAACGCATCTTCTAGCGCATTTTTACACCGAACCGCTATGAGCTGCGGAGGGAGAGCAGAAATGAAAAGAACGGAGTGCCTACTTACCACTACCCTCCTTGGGATCGGCATCGCTTTTGGTATGCCGGTGGCGAAGGCGCAAAAAATCATACCGCCGCCAAATGGAAATAAAAATTCCTATGTGTACACGCCGGTGCCCTTCAACGGCTATTGGACGCCGACCACGGGTTTCTTCTTGCCTTGGGCTGTGCCTTTCGGAGGCTACTACAACTATCCCAACTTCTACTTCCAGGGCTATCCGTATCAAGGGACTCCTGGGGCGCCCTATCAGGGTTTCGGCAGACAAAGAGGGAACTTTCAGGGGCGCAACGGTAACTTTAGGCTGCGAGCCCAGGCCGGCTTTGCGATGTTCCAGAATATTATGAGCCAGCTACCTCAGCAAGGGCCGCTGTTCCTTGACCCCACGCGCTCGAATGAAGCCCTTCTACTACGACGCGATGACGTGCGCCATGAGCTGCTGCTCAGCGGCGATCAGCAAAACCAGTTGAACCAGCTTATCATAGGCGTTCAGCGCGATACGTTTACCCAAGTCGCCAACGCATGGCGCCAAAACATCCAGCAGAACCGGCAGAACCTTCGTGACATGACCCCAGAGGAGCGGAGAGCCTTCTTCCAGCAGCAGGGTCAACAAATGGAGACTACGGTAGCCAAAATAACCGATCAGGAGGATGCTAAGCTTGAGGCCGTTCTTGATAACTGGCAAAAGAACCGCCTTCATCAGCTCGACCTCCAA of Chthonomonas calidirosea T49 contains these proteins:
- a CDS encoding Gfo/Idh/MocA family protein; the protein is MSLSIGVVGLGSFGSLFAELFCCHPAVSRVALCDREPDRIARLAKQPLFQKKFRAQDGFTSFEALCNSEVEAVAIFTQPWLHAPQAIYAMQRGKHVYSAVPLISVPSGDEILEWCERLITTCRQTDMSYMLGETTYFHPGAMFCRRQAAKGAFGTFIYAEGEYLHSFDSPGCDLRAVMAHRLASQAGKEWLQQLERYRQQGAQDSPMHYPTHSTSGPISVMRAYAVKVSAWGTPSSDSYFREGLTPFSNVTALFNMSNGATLRICEHRHCSVLRETFRIYGTDGSYENGIWYAKERAQPLTAEEMRDPLPTEVWNTYVEGCSVSEAYLGHEGSHGYLVHEFVSALEQGRRPSIHAWEAVRYTAPGVIAHKSALRDGEVLSVPDWGDPP
- a CDS encoding Spy/CpxP family protein refolding chaperone, coding for MKRTECLLTTTLLGIGIAFGMPVAKAQKIIPPPNGNKNSYVYTPVPFNGYWTPTTGFFLPWAVPFGGYYNYPNFYFQGYPYQGTPGAPYQGFGRQRGNFQGRNGNFRLRAQAGFAMFQNIMSQLPQQGPLFLDPTRSNEALLLRRDDVRHELLLSGDQQNQLNQLIIGVQRDTFTQVANAWRQNIQQNRQNLRDMTPEERRAFFQQQGQQMETTVAKITDQEDAKLEAVLDNWQKNRLHQLDLQWRTAMALSDDKVADKLNLTPDQRAAIKKIANDFRQLQRQTLMALFQPNNTNEVAANGAVPGQQPSTPGPQGPPRFDPAQLQQIMATLSDRAKQAEAKMYKARIEYGNKALAVLTPEQRAQWQTLLGKPFYFNPNTLDDVALAQQQQ